Proteins encoded in a region of the Anaerolineales bacterium genome:
- a CDS encoding NUDIX domain-containing protein, with amino-acid sequence MFREGQRPDPGRYAVVPRTLTFLTRPGEVLMIRLGPGKGAWAGRLNGIGGHIEAGEEPLDAARREVDEECGLAAARMRLVGAILIDVGKTPGIGLYVFVGSADGEPVSSPEGVPLWVPVEELDQHPLVEDIPQVLPLALRCYRERTTFTGSYRFTSDGRAELRFTPSEA; translated from the coding sequence GTGTTCCGCGAGGGACAGCGACCGGACCCTGGGCGCTACGCGGTCGTCCCGCGCACGCTGACCTTCCTCACCCGCCCGGGCGAGGTCTTGATGATCCGCCTGGGCCCCGGGAAAGGTGCCTGGGCCGGCCGGCTCAACGGCATCGGCGGGCATATCGAGGCCGGCGAAGAACCCCTGGATGCGGCCCGGCGCGAGGTTGACGAGGAGTGCGGACTGGCGGCGGCACGGATGCGCCTGGTCGGTGCAATCCTGATCGACGTCGGCAAGACGCCCGGAATTGGGCTGTACGTGTTCGTGGGCTCGGCTGACGGAGAACCGGTTTCGAGCCCTGAGGGAGTGCCGCTCTGGGTGCCGGTCGAGGAGCTGGACCAGCACCCGCTGGTCGAGGACATTCCCCAGGTCCTGCCGCTGGCGCTGCGCTGCTACCGCGAGCGCACCACCTTCACCGGTTCCTATCGCTTCACCTCCGACGGCCGGGCCGAACTACGCTTCACGCCGTCGGAAGCCTGA
- the rsmD gene encoding 16S rRNA (guanine(966)-N(2))-methyltransferase RsmD, producing MSAGRAKGRRLEMVPGDTTRPIPDRVKQALFNIIGGDIAGARFLDLFAGTGAVGIEALSRGAAQAVFVERTQIAVRTIRSNLQATGLQAGAEVIQTDAFTWLHQARSRVFEYVYVAPPQYKELWSSAVSALDQAPGILAPDAWVIAQLHPREFKPLPLSRLTLRDQRKYGGTLLAFFAAIEPDLPGDSIGL from the coding sequence GTGAGCGCAGGTCGGGCGAAGGGCCGACGCCTGGAGATGGTGCCGGGCGACACCACCCGGCCGATTCCGGACCGGGTCAAACAAGCACTGTTCAACATCATCGGCGGCGACATCGCCGGAGCTCGGTTCCTGGACCTGTTCGCCGGCACCGGGGCGGTGGGGATCGAAGCCTTGAGCCGTGGCGCCGCTCAGGCCGTCTTCGTGGAGCGGACGCAGATTGCCGTCAGAACGATCCGCTCCAACCTGCAAGCGACTGGCCTGCAGGCTGGGGCCGAGGTGATCCAAACCGACGCCTTCACCTGGCTGCACCAGGCCCGCAGCAGGGTGTTTGAGTATGTCTACGTTGCCCCGCCTCAGTACAAAGAGCTGTGGTCGTCGGCCGTATCCGCGCTTGACCAGGCACCGGGCATCCTGGCGCCCGATGCCTGGGTCATCGCCCAACTTCATCCCCGTGAGTTCAAGCCGCTCCCGCTTTCCCGACTGACTCTGCGCGACCAGAGGAAGTACGGAGGCACACTGTTGGCCTTCTTCGCGGCCATTGAGCCCGATCTTCCGGGCGACTCGATTGGGCTGTAG
- the sucD gene encoding succinate--CoA ligase subunit alpha: protein MSILVDRDTRLVVHGITGREGTFHTAQMLDYGTKVVAGMTPGKGGEWVFGGKIPVFDTAKLAVEATGANCSVIFVPARFAADAAMEAADAGVELVIIITEGIPVQDMMQVRRYMDQKGVRLVGPNCPGVLTPGECKAGIIPAQVAIPGSVGVVSRSGTLTYEVLYALKQVGMGVSTCVGIGGDPINGTSFVDALDMFEGDGQTESVVLIGEIGGTDEERAAEFIADHVSKPVVGFIAGRTAPPGKRMGHAGAIVEGGTGLAADKVRSLEAAGVRVAETPEAIPALLAGSQ, encoded by the coding sequence ATGAGCATTCTTGTCGATCGAGACACCCGCCTGGTTGTTCACGGGATCACCGGCCGAGAGGGCACCTTCCACACGGCTCAGATGCTGGACTACGGCACGAAGGTCGTCGCCGGGATGACGCCCGGCAAGGGTGGCGAGTGGGTCTTCGGCGGCAAGATTCCGGTCTTCGACACCGCCAAGCTGGCGGTCGAGGCTACCGGCGCCAACTGCAGCGTGATCTTCGTCCCCGCCCGCTTCGCCGCCGACGCGGCGATGGAGGCCGCCGATGCCGGGGTGGAACTGGTGATCATCATCACTGAAGGCATCCCGGTGCAGGACATGATGCAGGTGCGCCGCTATATGGACCAGAAAGGCGTGCGCCTGGTGGGACCGAACTGCCCAGGCGTGCTGACTCCGGGCGAGTGCAAGGCCGGTATCATCCCGGCTCAGGTGGCGATCCCCGGGAGTGTCGGGGTAGTGTCGCGTTCGGGCACGCTCACCTATGAGGTGTTGTATGCCTTGAAGCAGGTCGGGATGGGCGTTTCGACGTGTGTCGGAATCGGAGGCGACCCGATCAACGGTACTTCTTTCGTCGACGCACTCGACATGTTCGAAGGGGATGGCCAGACCGAGTCGGTGGTCCTGATCGGAGAGATCGGCGGGACCGATGAGGAACGGGCTGCCGAGTTCATCGCCGATCATGTGAGCAAGCCCGTCGTCGGCTTCATCGCCGGCCGGACCGCACCCCCGGGCAAGCGCATGGGCCACGCCGGTGCAATTGTCGAAGGCGGCACCGGCCTTGCGGCGGACAAGGTGCGCTCTCTGGAGGCGGCCGGAGTCCGCGTCGCTGAGACCCCGGAAGCAATCCCGGCCCTGCTGGCGGGCAGCCAATAG
- the sucC gene encoding ADP-forming succinate--CoA ligase subunit beta: MKLHEYQSKQLFAQFGIPIPKGRVATTASEAKGIAEELGGRVVVKAQVLVGGRGKAGGIRLATSPEEAQEMATHVLAMEIKGLPVRKVLVDEAAEIQTEIYLGVTNDRANRCPVMIASAEGGVDIEEVARTVPGRIVRALIDPLLGLREYQARDLAASIELPRDFWKDFIEIALALYKAYRDSDATLAEINPLVITKDGRLLALDGKVVLDDNALFRQPGLAEMRDLDEEAPAEQEARKYGLSYVKLDGNIGCLVNGAGLAMATMDVIQLHGGTPANFLDIGGGAGADKVAAALRMVFADLRVKAGLINVFGGITRCDEVARGLLLALEQLKPKIPIVVRLVGTNEQEGRELLAQAKLETATTLERAAQRVVELAGQGGTA, from the coding sequence ATGAAGCTACACGAATACCAGTCCAAGCAGCTGTTTGCACAATTCGGAATTCCGATCCCGAAAGGCCGGGTGGCGACAACTGCCTCCGAAGCCAAGGGGATCGCTGAGGAGTTGGGCGGCCGGGTTGTGGTCAAGGCGCAGGTCCTGGTAGGCGGCCGAGGCAAGGCCGGCGGCATTCGCCTGGCGACGTCGCCGGAGGAGGCCCAAGAGATGGCGACCCACGTCCTGGCGATGGAGATCAAGGGTCTTCCTGTCCGGAAAGTCCTGGTCGACGAAGCCGCGGAGATCCAGACGGAGATCTACCTCGGCGTGACCAATGACCGGGCGAACCGCTGCCCGGTGATGATCGCCTCGGCCGAAGGCGGCGTGGACATCGAGGAGGTGGCCCGCACCGTCCCCGGGCGCATTGTCCGCGCCCTCATCGATCCACTGCTAGGACTGCGCGAATACCAGGCGCGAGATCTGGCGGCCTCGATCGAGCTGCCCCGCGACTTTTGGAAGGATTTCATCGAAATCGCCCTTGCTCTGTACAAGGCCTACCGGGACTCAGATGCCACGTTGGCCGAGATCAACCCGTTGGTGATCACCAAGGACGGCCGGCTGCTGGCGCTGGATGGGAAGGTTGTGCTGGACGATAACGCCTTGTTCCGACAGCCGGGGCTGGCGGAGATGCGCGATCTGGACGAGGAAGCACCGGCCGAACAAGAAGCCCGCAAGTATGGCCTCAGCTATGTGAAACTCGATGGCAACATCGGCTGCCTGGTGAACGGGGCCGGGCTGGCGATGGCCACCATGGATGTGATTCAGTTGCATGGCGGTACCCCCGCCAACTTCCTCGACATCGGAGGCGGGGCCGGCGCCGACAAGGTCGCTGCGGCACTGCGCATGGTGTTCGCCGACCTGCGGGTCAAGGCCGGGCTGATCAATGTCTTCGGCGGCATCACTCGCTGTGATGAGGTTGCCCGTGGGCTACTGTTGGCCCTGGAGCAGCTCAAACCCAAGATCCCGATCGTCGTCCGCCTCGTTGGCACGAATGAGCAGGAGGGACGGGAGCTCCTGGCCCAGGCGAAGCTGGAGACCGCAACAACCTTGGAGCGGGCTGCCCAGCGCGTCGTTGAGCTGGCGGGCCAGGGGGGGACGGCATGA